A genomic region of Desulfonatronum thiodismutans contains the following coding sequences:
- the gmk gene encoding guanylate kinase — protein MAAKPGRSRQGILFVISAPSGTGKSTLINRLRAEFPDLAFSVSYTTRAPRTGEENGREYHFVDAETFIRLRDAGELAEWAEVHGNFYGTSRPVVQTMLDQGRDVLFDIDVQGSRQLRQAFDQGAFVFLFPPSMRVLEQRLRGRGTETEESLTKRLANARRELEQAEFFDYWIVNDDLESAYRDLRGVYQAEGLRKSCNLGLVEQVLAS, from the coding sequence ATGGCCGCGAAACCAGGAAGATCCCGACAGGGCATCCTGTTTGTGATCAGCGCCCCCTCTGGTACGGGCAAAAGCACGCTGATCAACCGATTACGCGCCGAATTCCCCGACCTGGCCTTTTCGGTATCCTACACGACCCGCGCCCCCAGGACCGGTGAGGAAAACGGCCGGGAGTATCATTTCGTCGACGCTGAGACGTTCATCCGTCTCCGGGATGCGGGAGAACTGGCCGAATGGGCGGAAGTCCACGGCAATTTCTACGGAACCTCCAGGCCGGTGGTCCAGACGATGCTTGACCAGGGCCGGGACGTGCTCTTCGACATCGACGTCCAAGGCTCCCGTCAGTTGCGCCAAGCTTTCGACCAAGGCGCGTTCGTCTTTCTCTTTCCCCCCTCAATGCGGGTTTTGGAACAACGACTACGTGGCAGGGGTACCGAAACCGAGGAATCCCTAACCAAACGCCTGGCTAACGCTCGCCGGGAACTGGAACAGGCTGAATTTTTCGACTACTGGATTGTGAACGACGACCTGGAATCGGCCTATCGGGACCTGCGTGGCGTGTATCAGGCCGAAGGTCTTCGCAAGTCCTGCAACCTTGGACTCGTGGAGCAGGTCCTGGCCAGCTGA
- a CDS encoding M48 family metallopeptidase: protein MQTLILIVVVAALVAKVITEAWLILLNMREVRRRRDAPPKALREVMDEATYRKSVEYTLAKSRFGLFGEAYGAVVLAVVLFSGLLPWAYDLFGGGPSASIWREGSYLVAVMILLSLPGLPLDHHAQFRLEERFGFNNSTLRLWVTDKIKGVILGVIIALPLLAAILFLIDWIGPWWWVWAFVVFFIFQLVMMILYPMLILPWFNTLTPLPEGELRQRLMALADRTGFKAKTIQVMDGSKRSGHSNAFFTGFGRFRRIVLFDTLIEQLSEEELEAVLAHEIGHSKLGHIPKMLTLSAGFGLASFALLAWLLQSPTFIEAFGFRFADSGPGPAFLLFALLAGLFTFWLSPLMNRLSRKHEYQADRFARKNGPGAGPMISALRKLSEKNLSNLTPHPRYSAFHYSHPTLLEREEALSGQDRGKSA, encoded by the coding sequence ATGCAAACCCTGATTCTCATCGTTGTTGTGGCCGCCCTGGTCGCCAAGGTCATTACCGAAGCCTGGCTGATTCTTTTGAACATGCGTGAAGTGAGACGGCGGCGGGATGCGCCGCCAAAGGCCTTGCGCGAGGTGATGGACGAGGCGACGTATCGGAAGTCCGTGGAATACACCCTGGCCAAAAGCCGGTTCGGGCTGTTCGGGGAGGCGTATGGAGCGGTGGTCCTGGCGGTGGTGCTTTTTTCCGGGCTGTTGCCGTGGGCGTACGATCTGTTCGGCGGCGGGCCGTCGGCTTCGATCTGGAGGGAAGGGTCGTATCTGGTTGCCGTGATGATCCTGTTGTCCCTGCCCGGTTTGCCTTTGGACCATCATGCCCAGTTTCGGCTGGAAGAACGGTTTGGATTCAACAACAGCACCTTGCGGCTGTGGGTCACGGACAAGATCAAGGGAGTGATTCTGGGTGTGATCATCGCCCTTCCCCTGCTGGCCGCAATCCTGTTCCTGATCGACTGGATCGGACCATGGTGGTGGGTTTGGGCCTTCGTGGTCTTTTTCATCTTTCAACTGGTGATGATGATCCTCTACCCCATGCTGATCCTGCCCTGGTTCAACACGCTGACTCCGCTGCCGGAGGGCGAACTGCGGCAGCGGCTGATGGCCTTGGCGGATCGGACCGGGTTCAAGGCCAAGACCATCCAGGTCATGGACGGCAGCAAGCGGTCCGGCCATTCCAACGCCTTTTTCACCGGGTTCGGGCGGTTCCGACGGATCGTGCTCTTCGACACCCTGATCGAGCAGCTGTCGGAGGAGGAGCTGGAAGCCGTGCTGGCCCATGAAATCGGCCACTCCAAGCTCGGCCATATCCCGAAAATGCTGACCCTGTCCGCCGGTTTCGGGCTGGCCTCTTTCGCGTTGCTGGCCTGGCTGCTGCAAAGCCCGACGTTCATCGAGGCCTTTGGATTCCGTTTCGCGGATAGCGGCCCGGGCCCGGCCTTTCTGCTCTTCGCCCTGCTGGCCGGTCTGTTCACGTTCTGGCTTTCACCGCTGATGAATCGCCTTTCCCGCAAACATGAATATCAGGCGGATCGCTTCGCCCGGAAAAACGGCCCGGGCGCCGGCCCGATGATCAGCGCCCTGCGCAAGCTCAGCGAAAAAAATCTCTCCAACCTGACCCCCCACCCCCGGTACAGCGCCTTTCACTACTCCCATCCCACGTTGCTGGAACGCGAGGAGGCCCTGTCCGGTCAAGATCGCGGTAAGTCGGCGTAG
- a CDS encoding glycosyltransferase — translation MHVHHHTTLQSQGGTAQVAHNLMAWLSRHDVTGSHTYEIQDDASPGQRLPPIAVAEHVRTPDNLANNTTTIHLHGSADWPTCLDGFAATSHRLVLTLHDCRLFTGGCAYPLDCGLWKTGCREACPQKLPNPALHHQVVFRLLEMLRPLLISPSAWLSRMVREIHPQARIHTIPNAVPESLGPAIKSSEYKRDVKRELGIDAAGKVVLFVAHGGKQAMYKGGHLWERLWKRVKQGEPRAVAVAVGGNAIHRHGGDFIELPYLDRERLLRCMDASDVLIYPSLADNHPLIILEAMSRGLPCAAFASGGIPEQIVHEQSGLLSPPGDVVRLAASVLDILGNPRLGRQLAQAGRDRFIRLFQMDHMGRRHLRLYADLPRS, via the coding sequence ATGCACGTTCATCACCATACGACCTTGCAATCCCAGGGCGGCACGGCCCAGGTGGCCCACAACCTCATGGCTTGGCTTTCCCGGCACGACGTCACCGGTTCCCACACCTACGAGATCCAGGACGACGCCTCCCCCGGACAACGCCTTCCACCCATTGCCGTGGCCGAACATGTCCGCACCCCAGATAACCTCGCGAACAACACAACCACTATTCACCTCCACGGTTCAGCCGACTGGCCGACCTGTCTTGACGGATTCGCCGCCACTTCGCACCGGCTGGTCCTGACCCTCCACGACTGTCGCTTGTTCACCGGGGGCTGCGCCTATCCCCTGGACTGCGGACTTTGGAAAACCGGTTGCCGGGAGGCCTGTCCTCAAAAACTGCCCAATCCCGCCCTTCACCATCAGGTCGTGTTCCGACTGCTGGAAATGCTTCGTCCGCTGCTGATCTCCCCCTCCGCCTGGCTGAGCCGCATGGTCCGGGAGATCCATCCCCAGGCCCGAATCCACACCATCCCCAACGCCGTGCCGGAGAGCCTCGGTCCCGCGATCAAATCATCCGAGTATAAACGGGACGTCAAACGGGAACTGGGCATCGACGCCGCGGGAAAGGTCGTGCTTTTCGTGGCCCATGGGGGCAAGCAGGCCATGTACAAGGGCGGGCATCTCTGGGAGCGGCTCTGGAAGCGCGTCAAACAGGGCGAACCTCGGGCCGTGGCAGTGGCAGTGGGCGGAAATGCGATCCACCGTCACGGCGGGGACTTCATTGAGCTGCCCTATCTGGACCGGGAACGTCTCCTGCGCTGCATGGACGCCTCGGACGTGCTGATCTATCCCAGCCTGGCGGACAACCATCCCCTGATCATCCTTGAAGCCATGTCCCGGGGCCTGCCCTGCGCGGCCTTTGCCAGCGGCGGCATTCCCGAACAGATCGTCCATGAACAAAGCGGACTGCTGTCGCCTCCGGGCGACGTGGTCCGCCTGGCCGCCTCGGTTCTGGACATCCTGGGAAACCCCCGCCTGGGCAGGCAGCTCGCCCAGGCGGGCCGAGACCGGTTTATCCGCCTGTTCCAAATGGACCACATGGGCCGCCGCCACCTACGGCTCTACGCCGACTTACCGCGATCTTGA
- the pyrF gene encoding orotidine-5'-phosphate decarboxylase, translating into MPELIVALDTPDLNSALHLVDRLHGHTRWFKVGLELFSAVGPRVVEAVRSRDCQVFLDLKFLDIPNTVQSASRVASSLGVNMLTIHLSGGRRMVQAALEGVRQGTPPTTSPPLVVGVTMLTSLNREDVSWMAKSSDKTAPDPGELALALAEHGCRWGVDGVVCSAQETARIKSITDAACICVTPGIRMPSDQQANIGKDDQSRTLTPAEAVAVGSDYLVVGRPITKARDPVRAAESILQSMAATI; encoded by the coding sequence ATGCCCGAACTGATCGTCGCCCTGGATACGCCGGACCTGAATTCGGCCCTGCATCTCGTCGACCGGCTGCATGGACACACGCGCTGGTTCAAGGTCGGCCTGGAACTGTTCTCCGCGGTCGGCCCCCGAGTCGTGGAAGCCGTGCGATCCAGGGACTGCCAGGTTTTTCTCGATCTGAAATTTTTGGACATCCCGAACACGGTCCAATCCGCGTCCCGGGTCGCATCGAGCCTGGGCGTGAACATGCTCACCATCCACTTGTCCGGCGGACGACGGATGGTCCAGGCAGCATTGGAGGGAGTCCGCCAGGGGACTCCTCCGACTACGTCTCCTCCCTTGGTGGTCGGGGTGACCATGCTCACCAGCCTGAACCGGGAAGATGTTTCCTGGATGGCGAAATCAAGCGACAAGACCGCGCCCGATCCGGGAGAGTTGGCCCTTGCGCTGGCTGAACACGGATGCCGATGGGGCGTGGACGGCGTGGTCTGTTCCGCCCAGGAAACGGCCAGGATCAAGTCCATCACCGACGCGGCCTGTATCTGCGTCACACCGGGAATCCGCATGCCGTCCGACCAACAAGCCAATATCGGGAAGGACGATCAATCCCGGACCCTCACTCCGGCTGAAGCCGTGGCCGTCGGCAGCGACTACCTGGTGGTGGGTCGCCCCATCACCAAGGCGAGAGATCCGGTTCGAGCCGCGGAGTCCATTTTGCAATCCATGGCAGCGACTATCTAA
- the recJ gene encoding single-stranded-DNA-specific exonuclease RecJ, which produces MPERHLVRNLAGDLDISPLLVNLLWSRGVRTAEEMDLFLSPGLRHLAQPEQWCGLNATGEVIAKAVAQGRKPAVWGDYDVDGITSTALLLLFFKARGVEADHHIPHRQTEGYGLNNAGIEDLARRGIGLLITVDCGISHLPEVTRAKELGMTVVISDHHLPGPDLPAADAIMNPKIGDCPCPNLAGVGVAFLLAAVLNRMLPGEPLDMRQFLDLVALGTVADIVELTGQNRILAKNGLTMLKEGKRPGIMALKEVCGYKPGAVLDEDRVGFGLAPRINAAGRLGHAETALRLLLARDMTEARELAKELDGYNTHRRGIGKEIQEEALRLALEQKGRFGLVLHAPHWHEGVIGIIASKVAETHYRPAIILTDHESGHLKGSGRSIPQFSLYEGLVACQHLLEGFGGHSQAAGLRLHRDDLAAFQEAFNAAVSQALDNIPPTPTLILDAPLSFGEIDYDLLKELELLAPFGADNPKPLFLSPSVTVRNRKPVGADHVFLDLRDDKAEVTMRAKAWNQAANLPRSVTGKPMLLAYTPKFNEFNGVTSIELALRDWALQG; this is translated from the coding sequence TTGCCAGAACGGCATCTCGTCCGGAATCTGGCCGGCGACCTGGATATTTCTCCGCTTCTGGTGAATCTGCTCTGGAGCCGCGGCGTGCGCACTGCCGAGGAAATGGATTTGTTCTTGTCTCCCGGACTGCGGCATCTGGCCCAACCGGAACAGTGGTGCGGCCTGAACGCCACCGGGGAAGTCATCGCCAAAGCCGTCGCCCAGGGCAGGAAGCCTGCCGTCTGGGGCGACTACGACGTTGACGGCATCACCAGCACCGCGCTCCTGCTGCTTTTTTTCAAGGCCCGAGGCGTCGAAGCGGATCACCACATCCCCCATCGCCAGACCGAGGGTTACGGGCTGAACAATGCCGGCATCGAGGACCTGGCCCGGCGGGGGATCGGCCTGCTGATCACCGTGGATTGCGGCATCAGCCACCTCCCGGAAGTGACCAGGGCAAAGGAACTGGGCATGACCGTGGTGATATCCGACCACCATCTGCCCGGCCCCGACCTTCCGGCCGCGGACGCGATCATGAACCCCAAGATCGGCGACTGTCCCTGCCCCAATCTGGCCGGGGTGGGCGTGGCCTTTCTCCTGGCCGCGGTGCTCAACCGGATGCTCCCCGGCGAACCCCTGGACATGCGTCAATTCCTGGATCTGGTCGCCCTGGGCACGGTGGCGGACATCGTGGAACTGACCGGGCAGAACCGGATTCTGGCCAAGAACGGTCTGACCATGCTCAAGGAGGGAAAACGTCCGGGCATCATGGCCCTGAAGGAAGTCTGCGGATACAAACCGGGCGCGGTGCTGGACGAGGACCGGGTGGGATTTGGCCTAGCCCCCCGGATCAATGCCGCCGGTCGGCTGGGCCACGCTGAAACCGCCCTGCGCCTGTTGCTGGCCCGGGACATGACCGAGGCCAGAGAACTGGCCAAGGAACTGGACGGCTACAACACCCACCGACGGGGTATTGGCAAGGAAATTCAGGAAGAAGCCCTGCGCCTGGCCCTGGAGCAGAAAGGCCGCTTCGGGCTGGTGCTGCACGCCCCACACTGGCACGAGGGCGTCATCGGAATCATTGCCTCCAAGGTCGCGGAAACCCATTACCGACCGGCCATCATCCTCACGGACCACGAATCCGGGCACCTCAAGGGGTCAGGGCGGAGCATCCCACAGTTTTCGCTCTACGAGGGGCTCGTGGCCTGCCAGCACCTGCTCGAAGGGTTCGGCGGCCACAGCCAAGCCGCCGGGTTACGACTGCACAGGGACGACCTCGCGGCCTTTCAGGAAGCCTTCAATGCCGCGGTGTCCCAGGCCCTGGATAATATCCCACCCACCCCCACCCTGATCCTCGACGCGCCGCTGAGTTTCGGGGAAATCGACTATGACCTGCTCAAGGAGCTGGAACTCCTGGCCCCCTTCGGCGCGGACAACCCAAAACCGCTGTTCCTCTCCCCCTCGGTGACCGTGCGCAACCGCAAACCAGTGGGCGCGGACCATGTCTTCCTGGATCTGCGCGACGACAAAGCCGAGGTGACCATGCGGGCCAAGGCCTGGAACCAGGCCGCAAACCTGCCCCGAAGCGTTACCGGAAAACCCATGCTTCTGGCCTACACCCCGAAATTCAACGAATTCAACGGCGTGACCAGCATCGAGCTGGCCTTGCGGGACTGGGCGCTTCAGGGATGA
- a CDS encoding GTPase yields MIAPQLFSRRIVARIREVIREARTFDRLSPAQTMALRLERAGNVLDDEAVGSGGFEGYLDRPVCIVLLGGTGVGKSELFNALLGKPGLSPTSATVRPKTTRAHVAAAPADKQHLTFLDEADVVTADHRLSGTALIDAPDVDSTESIHLERTRLLVERADIVVYVGSPDKRANFRVQEEVRRWAARKRWFFVLNKLDQIPEEDREAVCADFLGRVREAGFDVDQDGFFAVSAVAAQNGSTGLNERLERLRAALFAHRAREQVRALRVEDAFNQIRHAVSGSARTDLETLHQTLLTHERELDQRVRTVFLRALSTPQSRDMLRRIIREQAWRAAPGRVGGFLALPVWVRGRLAFSGLAYHLARMSAGGPSLTRMLRAGWHAAKAAWQGILPVRTILQGFSAEEERRLTEIVQDARRTLQDLGLDRLDGAKPSAFEPPASTPEAEQTLWATRLLHQSLNVLRSQGVLPRRSEHSEQDQRTRELFQERLEQAVLASAGQLAARRLGLAHTLAGNLLPVLVFGHAALRLVSGWLAGDWLPFDFYLTAVAVFLISLFPGYLLVSVSLTRSGDLLPPPEQLVQALDAPAETESLRRVRQDVGELLDRVRDMEDALRVSTEVLQQELDPARFGAVVHEAKNGK; encoded by the coding sequence CGAAGGATACCTGGACCGTCCGGTATGCATCGTGCTGCTGGGCGGGACCGGGGTGGGCAAGTCCGAACTGTTCAACGCCCTGTTGGGCAAGCCCGGCCTCAGTCCGACCTCGGCTACTGTTCGCCCCAAGACCACCCGCGCCCATGTCGCGGCCGCCCCGGCGGACAAACAGCATCTCACGTTTCTCGACGAAGCGGACGTGGTGACTGCGGATCATCGCTTGTCCGGAACGGCCCTGATCGACGCTCCGGACGTGGACAGCACGGAATCCATCCATCTGGAGCGAACCCGGCTATTGGTGGAACGGGCGGACATCGTGGTCTACGTCGGCAGTCCGGACAAGCGGGCCAACTTCAGGGTCCAGGAAGAGGTCCGGCGTTGGGCGGCCCGTAAGCGGTGGTTTTTCGTGCTGAACAAGCTGGACCAGATTCCGGAAGAAGACCGGGAGGCCGTGTGCGCGGATTTTCTGGGCCGGGTGCGGGAAGCGGGCTTTGACGTGGACCAGGACGGTTTTTTCGCGGTCAGCGCGGTCGCGGCGCAAAATGGATCAACTGGATTGAATGAACGGTTGGAGCGATTGCGCGCCGCCCTGTTCGCCCACAGGGCCAGGGAACAGGTCCGGGCCTTGCGCGTGGAGGACGCATTCAACCAGATCCGCCATGCTGTTTCCGGATCGGCGCGCACAGACCTGGAGACGCTGCATCAAACCCTGCTGACCCATGAGCGGGAATTGGACCAGCGGGTGCGCACGGTCTTTTTGCGAGCCCTGTCCACGCCCCAAAGCCGGGACATGCTGCGCCGGATCATTCGGGAACAGGCCTGGCGGGCCGCGCCGGGCCGCGTGGGCGGCTTTCTGGCCCTGCCGGTCTGGGTGCGCGGGCGACTGGCCTTTTCCGGTCTGGCCTATCACCTGGCCAGAATGTCCGCGGGCGGGCCGTCCCTGACCAGGATGCTCCGGGCCGGGTGGCATGCGGCCAAGGCCGCCTGGCAGGGGATTTTGCCCGTACGGACCATCCTGCAAGGGTTTTCAGCTGAAGAAGAACGCCGGTTGACCGAGATCGTCCAGGATGCTCGAAGAACCTTGCAGGACCTCGGATTGGACCGGCTGGACGGCGCGAAACCATCAGCTTTTGAGCCGCCGGCTTCAACGCCTGAAGCGGAGCAAACGCTTTGGGCGACCCGGCTTCTGCATCAAAGCCTAAACGTGCTGCGCTCCCAAGGCGTGCTGCCCCGAAGGTCGGAACATTCCGAGCAGGATCAGCGCACCCGGGAACTCTTTCAAGAGCGTCTGGAACAGGCCGTTCTTGCCAGCGCCGGTCAACTGGCGGCCCGGCGCCTGGGCCTCGCGCACACCCTGGCGGGCAATCTCCTGCCGGTGTTGGTCTTTGGTCATGCCGCCCTGCGCTTGGTTTCCGGCTGGCTGGCCGGGGACTGGCTGCCCTTTGATTTCTATCTGACCGCCGTAGCGGTGTTTCTGATCAGCCTTTTTCCGGGATACCTGCTCGTTTCCGTCTCCCTGACCCGCTCCGGCGATCTGCTGCCCCCGCCGGAACAACTGGTCCAGGCCCTGGACGCTCCGGCGGAAACCGAATCCCTGCGCCGGGTGCGCCAGGATGTCGGGGAGTTGCTGGATCGGGTTCGGGATATGGAAGACGCGTTGCGGGTAAGCACGGAAGTGCTGCAACAGGAATTGGATCCGGCGCGTTTTGGGGCTGTCGTTCACGAAGCGAAAAACGGCAAATAA
- a CDS encoding HDOD domain-containing protein — MAFHTRGQDFLNQLPEIQKDLPVSPQLFQTLFSMTSDKSSSSLVDIAKVIEKDQGLTVRILTMANSAYYGLQSQVGSVHRAVMILGLQEVRKLVLLLNIRSLEQRLDTDLFDVSNHWRHQVNVAHAAKIMAEHAPDADREELFTIGLLHDLGKMITALYRRDDWKAILELRSTKNVPLFMAEDAYWGLDHALIGAMTLKSWFLPASLTEPINWHHAPELAKDFGVQARMIRLADVLVLHQLDQHGRDWLETNLPAKDLRDLQLPEDLEHNLIPEMQASGRTDLFLQGLGIAA, encoded by the coding sequence GTGGCCTTTCATACCAGAGGGCAGGATTTTTTGAACCAACTACCGGAAATCCAAAAGGACCTTCCGGTTTCCCCACAACTGTTCCAGACGCTGTTTTCGATGACCAGCGATAAATCCAGTTCCTCGTTGGTGGACATCGCCAAAGTCATCGAGAAAGACCAGGGACTGACCGTCCGCATTCTGACCATGGCCAATTCGGCCTATTACGGATTGCAGTCCCAAGTCGGTTCCGTGCATCGGGCCGTGATGATCCTGGGGCTTCAGGAAGTCCGTAAACTGGTTCTGCTCTTGAACATCCGCTCCCTGGAACAGCGCCTGGATACGGACCTGTTTGACGTTTCGAACCATTGGCGACATCAAGTGAACGTGGCCCATGCCGCCAAAATCATGGCGGAACACGCTCCAGACGCGGATCGCGAGGAACTGTTCACCATCGGCCTGCTCCATGACCTGGGCAAGATGATCACCGCCCTCTACCGCCGCGACGACTGGAAAGCCATCCTCGAGCTTCGTTCAACAAAGAATGTTCCGCTGTTCATGGCCGAAGACGCCTATTGGGGGCTGGATCATGCCCTGATCGGCGCGATGACCCTGAAGTCCTGGTTTTTGCCCGCTTCCCTGACCGAACCCATCAACTGGCATCATGCCCCTGAACTGGCCAAGGACTTCGGTGTGCAGGCCAGGATGATCCGGCTGGCGGACGTTCTGGTGCTTCATCAGCTAGATCAGCATGGACGGGACTGGCTCGAAACAAATCTTCCCGCCAAGGACCTTCGCGACCTCCAGCTTCCTGAAGACCTCGAACATAATTTGATTCCCGAAATGCAGGCCTCGGGCAGGACCGACCTGTTCCTGCAAGGCCTGGGAATCGCCGCATAA
- a CDS encoding DUF370 domain-containing protein, whose translation MSKTSLLNIGYGNFVVSSRIISIVSPTSSPMRRLREEAKADKRLIDATQGRKTRSIIVTDSNHVILSAIQAETIGQRYTVRDDGPDEDK comes from the coding sequence ATGTCCAAAACAAGCCTGCTGAACATCGGGTACGGCAATTTCGTCGTCAGTTCCAGAATCATCTCCATCGTCAGCCCAACCTCCTCCCCCATGCGCCGACTGCGTGAAGAGGCCAAGGCGGACAAGCGGTTGATCGACGCCACGCAAGGCCGCAAAACACGTTCCATCATCGTCACGGACTCCAATCACGTCATTCTCTCCGCCATTCAGGCCGAAACCATCGGACAGCGCTACACCGTCCGCGACGACGGTCCGGACGAGGACAAATAG
- a CDS encoding YicC/YloC family endoribonuclease, translated as MTVPGQARSMTGFGTCQVQDDHGRQSWEIRTVNSRYLEVKWRVPGYCRRLESTWEKIVREHLARGRVEISLDLRLSRPDAVCPTLDSAQARGMLDQIRTLADQAGIPFQPNLNELFHHGGLWRDPSGDLPGSLVDSLVAGLRTVLRDVQETRSREGRALSMDILERLERLTRISTTIRDQVSHLAPKRMTALHERVDALLQGWNQHRESAPLMLDEPRLLQEFALLADRLDVSEELTRLSAHLDEAVRILTKLPDPGRRLDFLFQECLREITTCGNKTQDADISRDVVAFKAELEKCREQVQNLE; from the coding sequence ATGACCGTCCCCGGACAAGCCCGGAGCATGACCGGCTTTGGAACGTGCCAAGTCCAGGACGACCATGGACGGCAAAGCTGGGAGATTCGCACGGTCAATTCTCGGTATCTGGAGGTGAAATGGCGGGTTCCCGGTTACTGTCGCCGCCTGGAAAGCACATGGGAGAAAATTGTTCGCGAACACCTGGCCAGGGGCCGGGTGGAAATCAGCCTGGACCTTCGACTCAGCCGTCCGGACGCCGTTTGCCCCACCCTGGACTCGGCCCAGGCACGGGGCATGCTGGACCAGATACGCACCCTGGCCGACCAAGCCGGAATTCCCTTTCAGCCCAACCTGAATGAACTGTTTCATCACGGCGGCCTGTGGCGGGACCCCTCCGGGGATCTGCCCGGATCATTGGTCGATTCCCTGGTCGCCGGTCTGCGGACCGTGTTGAGGGATGTACAGGAAACACGCTCAAGGGAAGGACGAGCCCTGAGCATGGACATTCTTGAGCGATTGGAGCGCTTGACGCGGATCTCAACCACCATTCGCGACCAGGTCTCCCATCTCGCCCCAAAACGTATGACAGCGCTGCATGAACGAGTCGATGCGTTGCTCCAAGGATGGAATCAGCACCGAGAGTCGGCCCCGCTGATGTTGGATGAACCCCGGCTTCTGCAGGAATTCGCCCTGCTTGCGGATCGACTGGACGTCAGTGAGGAACTCACTCGCTTGTCCGCCCATCTGGACGAGGCGGTCAGAATTCTGACCAAACTCCCTGATCCCGGTCGACGCCTGGACTTTCTTTTTCAGGAATGTCTGCGGGAGATTACAACCTGCGGCAACAAGACCCAGGACGCGGACATCAGCCGGGACGTCGTGGCGTTCAAGGCGGAATTGGAGAAGTGTCGGGAACAGGTCCAGAACCTGGAGTAG
- a CDS encoding tetratricopeptide repeat protein produces the protein MADHSMTTPPKEHAQQTKERIKGVFSSQVLTKIGTGTTMRKSIQKSYFFAQELDDGNIEVQPLNINYVPSGPKQVLSKDEFLDKFSPEPEFYTVTVMPKMRELEKTIARGDRHRKRGETFSAEMEYGNAVRVDEENVRANFGLGLTYLERGATDKAQDIFERLVKLEAAYESEHKHLFNEFGINLRKSKMIDQALDYYARALELSENDENLYYNIARVQFDRKDFPKTVEMLTKALEINPEMPEANKFIDFLKSKGLAQS, from the coding sequence ATGGCCGATCATTCCATGACAACTCCGCCGAAGGAACACGCCCAGCAAACAAAAGAGCGGATTAAAGGCGTTTTTTCGTCCCAGGTGCTTACCAAGATCGGTACCGGCACGACGATGCGCAAAAGCATCCAGAAAAGTTATTTTTTCGCCCAGGAACTGGATGACGGAAACATTGAAGTCCAGCCGCTGAACATAAACTATGTACCCTCCGGTCCGAAACAGGTTTTGTCCAAGGATGAATTTCTGGACAAATTTTCGCCGGAGCCGGAGTTCTACACCGTCACGGTCATGCCCAAAATGCGGGAGTTGGAGAAGACCATCGCCCGAGGGGATCGACACCGAAAGCGCGGTGAGACGTTCAGCGCGGAAATGGAGTACGGCAATGCCGTCAGGGTCGACGAAGAAAACGTTCGCGCCAATTTTGGACTGGGATTGACCTATCTGGAGCGCGGGGCCACGGACAAGGCTCAGGATATTTTCGAGCGGCTGGTAAAGCTGGAAGCGGCTTATGAGTCGGAGCACAAGCATTTGTTTAATGAATTCGGGATCAACCTGCGGAAAAGCAAAATGATCGACCAAGCCCTGGATTACTATGCCCGGGCCCTGGAGCTTTCGGAGAACGACGAGAACCTTTACTACAACATCGCCCGAGTCCAGTTTGACCGCAAGGACTTTCCGAAAACCGTCGAAATGCTGACCAAAGCCCTGGAGATCAACCCAGAAATGCCGGAGGCAAATAAATTTATCGACTTCCTGAAAAGCAAAGGCTTGGCTCAGAGCTAA